The following coding sequences are from one Desulfurococcus sp. window:
- a CDS encoding V-type ATP synthase subunit B encodes MVSKLAVRASSRLLKAQGGLLIAETIPGVSYGEIVEVSLPSGELRLGQVIDVSREATIIQVFGGVADIDLQKTVVKYRGETLKIPVSVDVLGRILDGLGRPIDGGPEVVPEDYMDINGAPLNPASRLPPSEFIETGISAIDGLFSIVRGQKLPIFSGSGLPHNRIAAQIVRQARVLGREEKFAVVFAAIGIPYDDAMFFIENFRRSGALERTVAVINTASSPVIERIATPRVALTIAEHLAWNHGMHVLVVMTDMTFYCEALRELSAAREEVPGRRGYPGYMYTDLASIYERAGRVKGKEGSVTQLPILTMPDDDITHPIPDLTGYITEGQLVLSRQLWMKGVYPPFDALMSLSRLMKDGIGPGKTREDHSDVFMQLMSAYAEGVRLRELTVIIGTEALTPRDKKYLEFADRFEREFIGQGEYEHRSIEETLNKGWDLLAILPEDELKKIKVEFIKKYHPKYRGLQATTLQAEKRG; translated from the coding sequence TTGGTGTCTAAGCTTGCAGTAAGAGCTTCAAGCCGCTTGCTCAAGGCTCAAGGAGGACTACTAATCGCTGAAACAATACCCGGGGTATCATACGGTGAGATCGTTGAAGTATCACTACCTTCAGGCGAGTTAAGACTAGGCCAGGTGATTGATGTCAGCAGGGAGGCTACTATCATACAGGTGTTTGGTGGAGTAGCCGATATAGACTTACAGAAGACAGTTGTAAAATACAGAGGTGAAACCCTCAAGATACCAGTAAGCGTTGACGTGCTGGGGAGAATACTAGACGGCCTGGGGAGACCTATAGATGGAGGGCCAGAAGTCGTCCCAGAGGACTACATGGATATTAATGGCGCGCCATTAAACCCGGCTTCAAGGCTCCCTCCCTCAGAGTTCATTGAGACTGGTATCTCAGCAATCGATGGATTATTCAGTATTGTGAGAGGGCAGAAGCTACCGATATTCAGCGGCTCCGGGCTACCCCACAACCGTATTGCAGCACAGATAGTCAGGCAGGCTAGAGTCCTCGGGAGAGAAGAGAAGTTTGCTGTAGTCTTCGCAGCTATTGGAATACCGTATGATGATGCAATGTTCTTCATAGAGAACTTTAGGAGGAGCGGTGCTCTCGAGAGAACTGTCGCAGTAATTAATACTGCTAGCTCACCGGTAATAGAGAGGATAGCTACCCCGCGTGTAGCTTTAACTATAGCTGAGCACTTAGCGTGGAATCACGGCATGCACGTCCTCGTAGTGATGACCGATATGACGTTCTACTGTGAGGCTCTCAGAGAGCTTAGCGCTGCGAGAGAAGAAGTGCCGGGCAGGAGAGGATACCCGGGATACATGTACACTGATCTCGCGTCAATATATGAAAGAGCGGGCCGCGTGAAGGGGAAGGAGGGTAGTGTGACACAGCTGCCAATACTCACTATGCCTGACGATGATATAACACATCCAATACCCGATCTAACAGGCTACATCACTGAAGGCCAGCTAGTGCTTTCAAGACAGTTATGGATGAAAGGCGTGTACCCGCCGTTCGATGCGCTCATGAGCCTCTCGAGATTAATGAAGGATGGTATAGGACCTGGTAAAACTAGAGAGGATCACAGTGATGTATTCATGCAGCTCATGAGTGCTTATGCTGAAGGCGTAAGGCTGAGAGAGCTCACAGTTATAATCGGTACAGAGGCTTTAACACCGAGAGATAAGAAGTACCTAGAGTTTGCTGATAGATTTGAGAGAGAGTTCATCGGTCAGGGGGAATACGAGCACCGCTCAATAGAGGAGACTCTCAACAAGGGATGGGATCTGCTAGCAATACTACCCGAGGATGAATTAAAGAAGATTAAAGTAGAGTTCATCAAGAAGTATCACCCCAAGTATAGAGGGCTACAGGCAACCACGCTTCAAGCCGAGAAGCGAGGTTGA
- the proS gene encoding proline--tRNA ligase: MSSWKSIGIDKYSDFPEWYKRVLWEAEIVDSRYPVKGMYVWRPYGLKALRLIQKIIIDLLEKTGHQEAYFPSMVPESVFSREKDFLEGFGGETLVVEGTATKKFNERLFVRPTSETVMYYMWSLWIKGRKDLPLKMYQVVNVFRYETKMTHPILRVREIMSFIEAHTAHATMEEAERQIQEAISIYKEFFNRLQLPYFIVKTPPWDTFAGAEYNYDFITVMPDGKGLELGSVINLGQKFARAFDIKFKDVDGVEKYVYQTCYGVSERTLGAVIGVHGDEVGLFFPPEIAPVQVVIVPIMKPSENEILEYAFKVSRILESKGIRVHVDTDMEHTPGWKYYYWEMKGVPTRIEVGRRELETSTVTIVKRGLKGKQSVKLDGVLEALQNAWVEINEHLRSRGLEHLKRMTILLPEHQDEKAFNGLIIAPWDGSKTCAEELERETGKNILGEIVESPISLPHPSRYTACNSVKADRYALLGVTY, from the coding sequence ATGAGCAGCTGGAAAAGCATTGGAATAGATAAGTATAGCGACTTCCCTGAGTGGTATAAGAGGGTTTTATGGGAAGCCGAGATAGTGGATTCAAGATACCCAGTTAAAGGAATGTACGTGTGGAGACCCTACGGCTTAAAGGCTTTGAGGCTAATCCAGAAGATAATAATAGACCTCCTCGAGAAGACAGGGCATCAGGAAGCATACTTCCCGTCAATGGTGCCTGAAAGCGTTTTCTCGAGAGAAAAAGACTTCCTGGAGGGATTCGGCGGGGAGACCCTGGTAGTCGAAGGGACAGCCACAAAGAAGTTTAATGAAAGACTGTTCGTGAGACCCACCAGCGAGACAGTCATGTACTACATGTGGAGCCTCTGGATTAAGGGGAGAAAGGATCTACCATTAAAGATGTACCAAGTGGTCAACGTATTCAGGTATGAGACGAAAATGACACATCCCATACTGAGAGTTAGAGAGATCATGAGCTTCATTGAAGCTCACACTGCTCACGCAACCATGGAGGAAGCTGAAAGACAGATACAAGAAGCTATATCCATATATAAGGAATTCTTCAACAGGCTCCAGCTCCCCTACTTCATCGTTAAAACACCACCATGGGATACCTTTGCTGGAGCAGAATACAACTACGACTTCATAACAGTCATGCCGGATGGAAAAGGATTAGAGCTTGGAAGCGTCATCAACCTCGGGCAGAAGTTTGCGAGAGCATTTGACATCAAGTTCAAGGATGTTGACGGCGTAGAGAAGTACGTGTATCAAACATGCTACGGTGTCAGCGAGAGAACTCTAGGCGCCGTTATAGGTGTTCACGGAGATGAAGTAGGACTCTTCTTCCCGCCGGAGATAGCTCCAGTGCAGGTTGTAATAGTACCAATCATGAAGCCCAGTGAAAACGAGATCCTCGAGTATGCCTTCAAAGTGAGTAGAATACTCGAGTCTAAAGGCATCAGGGTACACGTCGACACAGATATGGAGCATACTCCCGGATGGAAGTACTACTACTGGGAGATGAAGGGTGTTCCAACAAGAATAGAGGTGGGAAGACGGGAGCTCGAGACTAGCACGGTTACAATAGTTAAGCGTGGATTGAAGGGTAAGCAGAGCGTTAAGCTGGATGGAGTACTTGAAGCACTCCAGAATGCATGGGTTGAGATAAACGAGCATCTTAGAAGTAGAGGACTAGAACACCTTAAGAGAATGACTATACTTCTACCGGAGCACCAGGATGAAAAAGCCTTCAATGGGCTAATAATAGCTCCATGGGATGGCAGCAAGACGTGCGCTGAGGAGCTTGAAAGAGAGACAGGTAAGAATATACTCGGGGAAATAGTTGAGTCGCCCATAAGCCTTCCACATCCATCCCGGTATACAGCGTGCAATAGTGTTAAAGCTGATAGATACGCTCTACTAGGTGTAACCTACTAG
- a CDS encoding DHHA1 domain-containing protein: MPRRVVLVHGDSDGVASGALARAFYSSREDVQVYFTHPVGLLRDLEEFTRNGDNIFIADIALNETHAQDVIRLLEERGLHGDVVYIDHHPEPLSFKPKEARNIVVVHETGSSASELVFRFLSEKGLNDEYSRIALYGAIGDYLDETTWVKEALRRWDKRSVYLEAGILIQSLEGSRRDYDFKREVVEYLSKNLLPSMHPQMAARSLEQAKRDEELRLWVKGNVSVHRCIGFVVNPPGSIGRAANYARIYGGAMIGAALEERGDIYVLSLRSVEPVDLNLALRMMSREHPVAGGGHPLAAGARVKKTFFTEFMDKLCETVDLLLKR, encoded by the coding sequence ATGCCTAGGCGTGTAGTATTAGTGCATGGAGATAGTGATGGTGTTGCCTCAGGAGCCTTAGCTAGAGCATTCTATAGTTCTAGAGAGGATGTGCAAGTATACTTTACTCACCCGGTCGGGCTTCTAAGAGACCTCGAGGAGTTCACAAGGAACGGAGACAACATCTTTATAGCTGATATAGCCTTGAATGAAACCCACGCTCAAGATGTTATAAGGCTCCTCGAGGAGAGAGGACTCCACGGTGACGTCGTCTACATAGACCACCATCCTGAGCCTCTCAGCTTTAAGCCTAAGGAGGCGAGAAACATAGTAGTTGTCCACGAGACAGGCTCCTCGGCTTCAGAACTCGTGTTCAGATTTCTATCCGAGAAGGGGTTAAACGATGAGTACTCGAGGATAGCCCTCTACGGGGCTATAGGGGATTACCTGGATGAAACAACCTGGGTGAAGGAGGCTCTACGTAGATGGGACAAGAGATCTGTGTACCTGGAAGCCGGCATCCTCATCCAGTCTCTTGAAGGCTCCCGAAGAGACTACGACTTCAAGAGAGAGGTAGTCGAGTACCTCTCAAAAAACCTTCTGCCTAGCATGCATCCTCAGATGGCTGCGAGAAGCCTGGAGCAGGCTAAGCGGGATGAGGAGTTGAGATTATGGGTTAAAGGAAACGTTTCAGTCCACCGTTGTATTGGATTCGTGGTGAATCCTCCCGGTAGTATCGGGAGAGCAGCTAACTATGCGAGAATATACGGTGGAGCCATGATTGGTGCTGCATTAGAAGAGAGAGGAGACATCTATGTTCTAAGCTTGAGGAGCGTTGAACCCGTGGATTTAAATCTGGCTCTTAGAATGATGTCGAGAGAGCACCCTGTAGCTGGAGGCGGGCACCCTCTCGCAGCCGGCGCTAGAGTTAAAAAGACCTTTTTCACAGAGTTCATGGATAAGCTGTGCGAGACCGTTGACCTCCTCTTAAAGCGCTAG
- a CDS encoding diphthine--ammonia ligase, translating to MFTGGKDSTYALHKAIWNGYRVAVLSSVIPLYKHSMLYHQPSPSILQAQAYSLGIPVESIGVNNHDFELNALRILLARVRDKYGVRVVVAGAISSRYQKERFSSIAGELGLELYTPLWGMDPSSYLREVISNGIKFTIASITSMGIPMELLGKEIDLRDAEKLIALSEKYGFNPSFEGGDAETIVVDAPLFKYRLYLTGVKRIVSEYEGFFEPSRVKLVKKLL from the coding sequence TTGTTCACAGGGGGAAAAGACTCCACTTACGCTCTCCACAAGGCTATCTGGAATGGATATAGAGTAGCCGTTTTATCCTCCGTAATCCCCCTCTACAAGCATTCAATGCTATACCATCAGCCATCCCCTAGTATTCTCCAGGCTCAAGCATACTCTCTCGGAATACCCGTGGAGTCCATTGGCGTCAACAACCATGACTTCGAGTTAAACGCTCTAAGAATACTACTAGCTAGAGTTAGAGACAAGTATGGAGTGAGAGTAGTGGTAGCTGGAGCAATCTCAAGCAGGTACCAGAAGGAGAGGTTCAGTAGTATAGCAGGCGAGCTAGGCCTCGAGCTATACACCCCGCTATGGGGCATGGATCCTAGTAGCTACCTAAGGGAAGTAATATCTAATGGTATCAAGTTCACTATAGCTTCTATAACAAGCATGGGTATACCTATGGAGCTACTCGGGAAGGAAATTGATTTAAGGGATGCTGAGAAGCTAATAGCATTATCGGAGAAGTACGGCTTCAACCCATCCTTCGAGGGTGGTGATGCTGAAACTATTGTTGTGGATGCCCCGCTCTTCAAGTACAGGCTCTACTTAACTGGAGTGAAGAGGATTGTTTCAGAGTACGAGGGCTTCTTCGAGCCCTCTAGGGTTAAACTAGTTAAAAAGCTACTTTAG
- a CDS encoding aminopeptidase, with protein sequence MNLWFSSQLQVTSVNVKPGSRSERRVIEVFRELVEDQADWITVYSTPVVKWDWRECVVEACGRRYECRPLPYTGKTTGEGRLLQASLPAAVRGDLSGRVLLYKHPTSILELRFLVGEALKTGVEAVVLVGEGVSRHAVLSGSLPILKPSTPPVVPVVTVDAASISECSEGVVRVYVDAELEEGTGGSILAGFNGRSDLSVHVSVHHDGLPQDTASIRDYIKLFKDTVLHLSRASEGRLTVVLASFTAKETGDPELNDYTWSWGSRYLLDIMDSKGLLENTLLDLNLEAGMDNRVIVKDNPVPLLSGSGEQSLQDVIDPRGVHFALDSLMYLRHGVPAISVTGLKNTVRESVKRGQLNSILEILAKRVVEIAEDPGRALKEAWSSLLVKLGESRLELRDLLTRVLELSRLTGSLSALKALTLLSSSITFMYLVTREGLNTCMEHALLSRIAGECTRSASGFKRGRIIAWSLDELIMDAEVSLSEEVLSDIARRVDSMILVKNSELLNKMLELQVCRSCLKVQ encoded by the coding sequence TTGAACCTGTGGTTTAGTAGCCAGCTCCAGGTGACCTCGGTGAACGTGAAACCTGGTTCACGCTCCGAGAGAAGGGTTATCGAGGTTTTCAGAGAGCTAGTCGAGGATCAGGCTGACTGGATTACAGTGTACTCAACTCCAGTTGTTAAATGGGATTGGAGAGAGTGTGTTGTTGAAGCCTGCGGGAGGAGATATGAGTGCAGGCCTCTACCATACACCGGGAAGACTACTGGTGAGGGAAGACTTCTTCAAGCCAGCCTGCCGGCTGCTGTTAGAGGCGATTTAAGCGGCAGAGTACTCTTATACAAGCATCCCACCAGCATCTTAGAGCTACGATTCCTGGTCGGCGAGGCATTGAAAACTGGAGTAGAGGCTGTAGTACTAGTGGGCGAGGGGGTCTCAAGGCATGCTGTTTTATCCGGGAGCCTCCCTATCTTAAAGCCTAGTACTCCCCCAGTAGTCCCGGTTGTCACGGTAGATGCAGCTAGTATTAGTGAGTGCAGTGAAGGCGTGGTAAGAGTATACGTGGATGCAGAGCTAGAGGAGGGTACTGGTGGATCCATTCTAGCAGGATTTAACGGTAGAAGCGATCTAAGCGTGCACGTATCGGTACACCACGATGGGCTACCACAGGATACAGCCTCCATTAGAGATTACATTAAGCTATTCAAAGATACAGTTTTACATTTAAGTAGAGCCAGCGAGGGCAGGCTGACAGTAGTTCTCGCATCCTTCACAGCTAAAGAGACCGGTGACCCCGAGTTAAACGACTACACGTGGTCGTGGGGCTCCAGGTACCTCCTAGACATCATGGATTCAAAAGGGCTACTAGAGAACACGCTCCTAGATTTAAACCTAGAGGCTGGCATGGATAATAGAGTAATAGTCAAAGATAACCCGGTGCCTCTACTATCTGGTAGTGGAGAGCAGAGTCTACAGGACGTAATAGACCCCAGGGGAGTACACTTCGCGCTGGATAGCCTAATGTATCTTAGACACGGGGTTCCAGCAATCTCAGTTACAGGTTTAAAGAATACTGTGAGAGAGAGCGTAAAGCGCGGGCAATTAAACAGTATACTCGAGATTCTCGCTAAGCGTGTGGTAGAGATTGCAGAAGATCCAGGTAGAGCGTTAAAAGAGGCGTGGAGCAGCCTACTGGTGAAGCTAGGCGAGTCAAGGCTAGAGCTCAGAGACCTCTTAACAAGAGTACTCGAGTTATCCAGGCTTACAGGCTCGTTGAGCGCTCTTAAAGCTCTCACTCTACTCTCATCTAGCATTACATTCATGTACCTAGTCACCAGGGAGGGCTTGAATACATGCATGGAACACGCGCTGCTCTCGAGGATTGCAGGAGAATGCACGCGCTCCGCCAGCGGCTTTAAGCGCGGGAGGATTATAGCTTGGAGCCTGGATGAATTGATCATGGATGCTGAGGTATCGTTGAGTGAAGAAGTGTTAAGTGATATAGCGAGAAGAGTGGACTCAATGATACTGGTTAAAAACAGCGAGCTACTTAATAAGATGCTAGAGCTACAAGTCTGTAGAAGCTGCCTCAAGGTGCAGTAG